A single genomic interval of Zobellia nedashkovskayae harbors:
- a CDS encoding TetR/AcrR family transcriptional regulator, translating to MTKASNTRHTILEKAFDLIYKKGYQSTSIDEIIATTKVTKGAFYYHFKTKDDMGVAIINEIVKPNMHDAFIIPLQNSSKPVEDIYLMTKALLLETPFLKLEYGCPASNLTQEMTPWNSKFSEALNELVLAWQTAVENSIKRGIEKGKINSAANPKQVALFIISGYWGIRNFGKVSHSTDCYYLYLEELKYYLKNLSQ from the coding sequence ATGACTAAAGCATCCAATACCCGGCACACTATTCTTGAGAAAGCTTTTGACTTGATTTACAAAAAGGGTTATCAGTCAACTAGCATTGATGAAATTATAGCAACTACAAAAGTAACAAAGGGTGCTTTCTATTATCACTTTAAAACCAAAGATGATATGGGAGTTGCAATTATTAATGAAATTGTAAAACCTAACATGCACGATGCTTTTATTATTCCCTTACAAAACAGTTCAAAACCAGTTGAGGATATTTATTTGATGACCAAAGCCCTATTATTAGAGACTCCTTTCCTAAAACTTGAATATGGTTGTCCCGCAAGCAACTTAACCCAAGAAATGACTCCTTGGAATTCCAAATTCTCGGAGGCACTTAATGAGTTAGTATTAGCATGGCAAACTGCAGTAGAAAACAGTATTAAGAGAGGAATAGAAAAAGGTAAAATCAATAGCGCTGCAAACCCAAAACAGGTGGCTTTGTTTATAATATCCGGTTATTGGGGCATTAGAAATTTTGGTAAAGTGTCTCATAGCACGGATTGCTATTACCTTTATTTGGAGGAACTTAAGTACTACTTAAAAAATCTTAGTCAATAA
- a CDS encoding helix-turn-helix domain-containing protein, which translates to MKTITLSSAAIKNMFQQLHQNFGGSLSVNVKEHILTLDNELGRGHIRGITFKGGISYLEFDMEFNEDFTLKTGSDENAPICFAYCSAGRIAHSFDNETKKNVLENFQTGILTNASNSDNVLYFQKDVRVKTSLIVVRTAAHGDTSKKNGLNYRLQELILNGKPAENSIYIGSYNLKIADQISQLKAIKQQGIVRSLLIEGLIHMILALEVQQHTDDLKNQENQTGSLNMREMESVREISDFVNNYPERQLSISELCRKSGLSPCKLQEGFKLMHGTTVTDYIREVRILKAEELIKNTDLNISEVVYSIGFTSRSYFSKIFRNKYNCSPKQYKDKQNMVAASL; encoded by the coding sequence ATGAAAACTATCACACTATCATCTGCAGCTATTAAAAATATGTTTCAACAACTTCACCAAAATTTTGGTGGTTCACTTTCAGTAAATGTTAAAGAACACATTTTAACCCTTGATAACGAATTAGGCAGAGGCCATATTAGAGGGATAACTTTTAAAGGTGGTATTTCTTATTTAGAATTTGATATGGAGTTTAACGAAGACTTTACCCTAAAAACAGGTTCTGATGAAAATGCACCAATTTGTTTCGCATATTGCTCAGCTGGTAGAATTGCACATAGCTTTGATAATGAAACTAAAAAGAATGTTTTAGAGAACTTTCAGACGGGTATTTTAACAAACGCCAGTAATTCTGATAATGTTCTTTACTTCCAAAAAGATGTGCGTGTTAAGACATCATTAATTGTAGTTAGAACTGCAGCTCACGGAGATACTTCTAAGAAAAACGGTTTAAACTATAGGCTGCAAGAACTTATCTTAAATGGAAAGCCTGCAGAGAATAGTATATATATTGGCTCTTATAACCTAAAAATTGCCGATCAAATCAGTCAACTTAAGGCTATCAAACAACAAGGTATCGTAAGAAGCTTATTGATCGAAGGTTTAATACATATGATTTTGGCCCTAGAGGTACAACAACATACAGATGACCTTAAGAATCAAGAAAATCAAACAGGTAGTTTAAATATGAGAGAAATGGAATCTGTGAGAGAAATTTCAGATTTCGTGAACAACTATCCAGAGAGACAGTTATCTATTTCGGAGCTTTGTCGTAAATCAGGATTATCTCCATGTAAATTACAAGAAGGTTTTAAATTAATGCATGGTACTACGGTTACAGATTACATTAGAGAGGTACGTATTTTAAAAGCCGAAGAACTTATTAAAAACACAGATTTGAACATTTCTGAAGTAGTATATAGTATTGGTTTCACAAGCCGTAGCTACTTTTCAAAAATATTCAGAAACAAATATAACTGTAGCCCTAAGCAGTATAAAGACAAGCAAAATATGGTAGCTGCGTCTCTATAA
- a CDS encoding PAS domain-containing protein: MDFKRIYSSSKTYIALLFVAFVIILFTASMAYYQIMRMQNLGEKVAHTLQVNNAISELSTHSTLAESEEFRAQIQNTSENNTVFADYVEEGETILKTLQDLTQDNPSQQIRLAPMTELMDTLHNELKLLAEHPNEAISELNESEKTKKSDINFTLYRIRNIRNQMLAEERLSIKKTREEYNANKYLAPFTSLLLAFFALLVFVLAFLKIYRNKLRIRQSENFLRSVLATTDNIINYYEPIYDKQKDIIDFEIIFANECNRDYLGLDPNEIMGKPVSEVFPFLMINGEFQKLVQCFQAKEKISLDREISAKGEKLWFKSFLTPLAEGIMVTARNSTAEEKAKKEQLLLNQRLEEQNLKLLDNRAFLNNIFRSISHVVMNFESVRDKSGKIVDFKILFINDKISPITGDLPEEITNKNISEIFPTVFESEIFGYLTGVVETGVPTSYEVPYSAIDGNEKWFSATANKLGDGITLTTREVTEEKEKTNQLVQLNTQLETQNSIFIDAENVANIGSYIWYLDNGEASISDNFYRILGYEPNAFKITFDSYRRFVHPDDIGIYDRLGEETIEYGKSKVSGYRIVTKQGDIKHIELNGRALIRHGRKASVGVIVDVTEEKQNSDRVIELNQELSIQNSILTDAERIAKIGSFVWYVGTDEIELSDNFYRMLGYEPKGFEASLEQFAEFVHPDDLQMYEQSIEKSTNQLTVEEHRYRIICKGGEIKHLKVNGQFIYKDNGRIMSGVAQDISLSIAAEEKLHASNMQLQHSNAELESFNRVASHDLQEPLRKTQMFISRIESTELDNLSDKGRVYFQKVVNAASRMQSLVMNLLTYSRIDSKHEDFELIDLNEVLEKVKEDLSSTIESTGAIIKSEDLPKLGGVSYQLEQLLNNLISNALKYKVADVKPSITIQAEKVHSKQIPENFFKTANNYYKITVIDNGIGFSTEHSDKIFEVFQRLHQKSEYSGTGIGLAICKKIVENHHGFIYATSEVGKGSAFIFYLPA; the protein is encoded by the coding sequence ATGGACTTCAAACGAATATATTCCTCTTCCAAGACCTACATAGCTTTACTGTTCGTTGCTTTTGTTATTATTCTGTTTACGGCCAGTATGGCTTACTATCAGATTATGCGCATGCAAAATCTAGGTGAAAAAGTAGCGCATACATTACAAGTCAACAATGCCATTAGTGAGCTCTCTACCCATTCCACTTTAGCGGAATCCGAAGAGTTTAGAGCACAAATCCAAAATACATCTGAGAACAACACCGTATTTGCTGATTATGTTGAAGAAGGCGAAACTATACTAAAAACACTTCAAGACCTAACCCAGGATAATCCTTCTCAGCAGATTCGTTTAGCTCCCATGACGGAGCTCATGGACACCTTGCATAACGAACTCAAACTCTTAGCAGAACATCCCAATGAGGCAATTAGCGAACTCAATGAGTCCGAAAAAACTAAGAAAAGTGACATCAACTTTACACTGTACCGCATTAGGAACATAAGAAACCAAATGCTGGCCGAGGAGCGACTTTCCATCAAAAAAACAAGGGAAGAATACAACGCCAATAAATATCTTGCTCCGTTTACTTCTTTACTTTTAGCTTTCTTTGCCCTTCTTGTTTTTGTATTGGCTTTTCTAAAAATATATCGAAACAAGTTACGCATACGCCAATCAGAAAATTTTCTTAGAAGTGTACTCGCCACCACAGATAACATCATCAATTATTACGAGCCTATTTATGATAAACAAAAGGACATCATAGATTTTGAAATCATTTTCGCCAATGAATGTAACCGCGATTATTTAGGACTTGACCCTAATGAAATTATGGGCAAACCCGTATCTGAGGTCTTTCCTTTTTTAATGATAAATGGCGAATTTCAAAAACTAGTTCAGTGCTTTCAAGCAAAGGAAAAAATTAGCTTAGACAGAGAAATTTCTGCAAAAGGAGAAAAATTATGGTTTAAATCTTTCCTAACCCCCTTAGCGGAAGGAATTATGGTTACCGCTCGTAATTCTACTGCTGAAGAAAAAGCAAAAAAAGAACAACTGTTACTTAACCAACGGTTAGAGGAGCAGAACTTAAAATTATTGGACAACCGTGCTTTTCTGAATAATATTTTTAGAAGTATTTCTCACGTGGTCATGAACTTTGAGAGTGTCAGGGACAAAAGCGGAAAAATCGTAGACTTTAAAATTCTCTTCATTAACGATAAAATTTCTCCCATTACCGGAGATTTACCGGAGGAAATCACCAACAAAAACATTTCGGAAATTTTCCCGACCGTGTTTGAATCTGAGATATTTGGTTATTTAACAGGTGTAGTTGAAACTGGTGTACCCACCTCGTATGAAGTTCCTTATTCCGCTATAGATGGAAATGAAAAATGGTTTAGTGCTACAGCAAATAAATTAGGAGATGGAATAACTCTTACTACTAGGGAAGTTACTGAGGAAAAAGAAAAAACGAACCAACTGGTACAGCTAAACACGCAGTTAGAGACCCAAAACTCAATTTTTATAGATGCGGAGAATGTAGCGAACATAGGTAGTTATATTTGGTATTTAGATAATGGCGAAGCCTCAATTTCAGATAATTTTTATCGCATCTTAGGATACGAGCCCAATGCTTTCAAAATAACCTTTGATAGCTATCGCAGATTTGTTCATCCCGATGACATAGGAATCTATGACCGGTTAGGAGAGGAAACCATTGAATACGGCAAATCAAAAGTATCTGGCTACCGCATCGTTACCAAACAGGGAGATATAAAACACATAGAGCTTAATGGGCGTGCACTTATCAGACATGGAAGAAAAGCATCGGTAGGTGTTATAGTAGATGTTACTGAAGAAAAGCAAAACTCGGACCGTGTCATAGAGCTCAACCAAGAACTTTCTATTCAAAACTCAATTCTTACCGATGCCGAAAGAATTGCAAAAATAGGAAGCTTTGTATGGTATGTGGGAACTGATGAAATTGAACTATCGGATAATTTTTACCGAATGCTGGGTTACGAACCTAAAGGATTTGAAGCGTCATTAGAGCAGTTTGCCGAATTTGTACATCCTGATGATTTACAAATGTATGAGCAGAGCATTGAAAAATCCACGAACCAGCTGACCGTAGAGGAACACCGCTACCGAATTATCTGCAAAGGCGGAGAAATCAAACATTTAAAAGTAAACGGCCAGTTCATTTATAAAGATAATGGACGAATTATGTCTGGCGTTGCCCAAGATATCTCTTTAAGTATTGCTGCAGAAGAGAAACTGCACGCCAGTAATATGCAGTTACAGCATAGTAATGCAGAGTTAGAATCTTTCAACAGGGTGGCTAGCCATGATTTGCAGGAGCCGCTTAGAAAGACTCAAATGTTTATTTCTCGCATAGAAAGCACAGAATTAGACAATCTGTCGGACAAAGGTCGTGTCTACTTTCAGAAGGTGGTAAACGCTGCCTCTCGTATGCAGTCTTTAGTTATGAACTTACTGACGTATTCCAGAATAGATTCAAAACATGAAGATTTTGAGCTTATAGATTTGAATGAGGTATTAGAAAAGGTAAAAGAAGACCTCTCTTCTACTATAGAGAGTACCGGCGCTATAATTAAGAGTGAAGACCTCCCTAAGCTAGGAGGTGTATCCTATCAGCTAGAGCAGCTATTGAACAATCTTATATCTAACGCTCTTAAATATAAGGTAGCAGATGTAAAGCCATCCATTACCATCCAGGCAGAGAAAGTGCATTCCAAGCAAATTCCAGAAAACTTTTTTAAAACGGCAAACAACTATTATAAGATAACCGTAATAGATAATGGTATTGGTTTCTCTACTGAACATTCAGATAAAATATTTGAAGTATTTCAAAGGCTACACCAAAAATCAGAATATTCAGGTACTGGCATTGGTCTTGCCATTTGTAAAAAAATAGTAGAGAACCATCATGGATTTATATACGCTACTAGTGAAGTAGGTAAAGGTTCTGCATTCATTTTCTACTTACCCGCCTAG
- a CDS encoding response regulator — MDTKLLNIALADDDEDDRMLFSEAIDEIGIKTKLSLFKHGQELMDYLTLPNVVLPNLIFLDLNMPIKNGMQCLKEIRENPDLKDLCIAIYSTSSSEKDVEETFLNGANIYLNKPNNFVKLQASVERVLQLNWQYHTSNLNKDTFLFRI, encoded by the coding sequence ATGGACACCAAACTATTGAACATTGCCTTGGCAGATGATGATGAAGATGACAGAATGCTTTTTAGTGAGGCTATTGATGAAATTGGCATAAAGACCAAATTATCACTTTTTAAGCATGGGCAGGAATTGATGGACTATCTAACCTTACCCAATGTTGTATTGCCCAATCTCATTTTTCTAGATTTGAACATGCCCATAAAAAATGGTATGCAATGCCTAAAGGAGATACGGGAGAATCCAGACCTAAAAGACCTATGTATTGCCATATATTCTACTTCCTCATCGGAAAAAGATGTAGAGGAAACTTTTCTGAATGGGGCAAACATTTATCTAAATAAGCCCAATAACTTTGTTAAATTGCAAGCTTCTGTAGAACGAGTGCTGCAGTTAAATTGGCAGTATCACACGTCTAATCTTAACAAGGACACCTTTCTATTTCGCATATAG
- a CDS encoding helix-turn-helix domain-containing protein, which produces MTFFVKYDFDLACKTLLKEHLDAFEITYSLGSMGEVKIKGGLSDEQRNSLATSLKRYGIEILDSQKITLVERIKNAIDELLKDKDLKSIKVSTYLSDNLHYSYAHLSSIFSESTYTSIENYIILRKVDLAKELICNTDLTLTEIAFKLNYSSVAHLSGQFKKTTGLTPSSFQRIMKKKINYTVNPKT; this is translated from the coding sequence ATGACTTTCTTTGTAAAATATGATTTTGACCTAGCCTGCAAGACCCTATTAAAGGAACATCTTGATGCTTTTGAAATAACCTATTCTTTAGGTAGTATGGGTGAAGTTAAAATTAAGGGCGGTCTATCTGACGAACAACGAAATTCTCTTGCAACTTCTTTAAAAAGATATGGAATTGAAATTCTTGATAGTCAAAAAATTACTTTAGTAGAACGCATAAAGAATGCTATTGATGAACTTTTAAAAGACAAGGATTTAAAATCAATAAAGGTTTCGACCTATTTATCCGACAATCTTCATTACTCTTATGCACACCTCTCTTCTATTTTTTCGGAGAGCACTTATACCTCAATTGAAAATTATATTATCTTACGTAAAGTAGACTTGGCAAAAGAGTTGATCTGCAATACAGACCTTACACTTACAGAAATTGCTTTTAAACTCAATTACAGTAGTGTAGCACATTTGTCCGGGCAATTTAAAAAAACCACCGGCCTTACCCCAAGTAGTTTTCAGAGAATAATGAAAAAGAAGATTAACTATACCGTTAACCCCAAAACGTAA
- a CDS encoding DUF1328 family protein codes for MLRWTVTFVILAIIAAIFGFGGIAAGAASIAKVLFFIFLILFVISLFTGKKTV; via the coding sequence ATGTTACGTTGGACAGTCACTTTTGTAATCTTGGCAATTATAGCCGCAATATTTGGATTTGGTGGAATAGCAGCTGGAGCTGCAAGTATCGCCAAAGTATTATTCTTTATTTTTCTAATCCTTTTCGTGATTTCATTATTCACCGGAAAGAAGACCGTATAA
- a CDS encoding SOS response-associated peptidase family protein, translating into MFNKLSIRADRQQIEETYGALFQFPDIYRPRQIINGLEESTVPIITSKQQNTISTSIWGILPKKFQGDWANFQKHVNTLTIPLASLQTKPWYAHTDDTDRCLILVTGFFTTFISDGELLFFHMTQKSGEPFSLVGIYNELEDGFITSSLITDKANRTITEVHNIGDQMPIVVPSYQQKDWLDHKISVREINTAAATSNLKAEPVSEDFFENLHTDATENLSGLDREDFLPTTLHDLLYSNSINLSN; encoded by the coding sequence ATGTTCAATAAATTATCCATTAGGGCAGATAGACAGCAGATTGAAGAAACCTACGGCGCCCTTTTTCAATTTCCTGACATCTATAGACCTAGACAAATTATAAACGGGCTTGAAGAAAGTACCGTACCCATTATAACCTCAAAACAGCAAAATACTATATCTACATCTATCTGGGGAATTCTACCTAAGAAATTCCAGGGAGATTGGGCAAATTTTCAAAAACATGTAAATACGTTAACCATACCGTTAGCCTCTTTACAGACAAAACCGTGGTACGCCCATACTGATGATACCGATCGATGCCTCATACTCGTAACTGGTTTTTTTACCACCTTTATCTCAGATGGAGAACTACTCTTTTTTCATATGACTCAAAAATCTGGCGAGCCATTTAGTCTTGTTGGTATTTACAATGAGTTAGAAGATGGCTTTATAACTAGTTCCCTCATAACAGATAAGGCCAATAGAACCATTACAGAAGTCCATAATATTGGCGACCAAATGCCAATTGTGGTTCCTAGTTATCAACAAAAAGATTGGTTAGACCATAAGATTTCGGTCCGTGAAATAAATACCGCTGCAGCTACAAGTAACCTGAAAGCTGAGCCGGTTTCAGAAGATTTTTTCGAAAATTTGCATACTGATGCTACTGAAAATTTATCTGGTTTAGACAGAGAAGATTTTCTTCCAACCACGTTACATGATCTATTGTACAGTAACAGCATAAATCTAAGTAATTAA
- a CDS encoding ferritin-like domain-containing protein, with protein MSTYSEEVQTKLNNILEKTYDAEKGFKKAAEHAKSTDLKTFFSRKADERYTFGHDLKSEIVRYGQDFDKGGSATGAMHRGWMDVKAWFSADNDEAMLEESITGEKAAVEEYKEVLNEVSLPTTTVTLLTKQMNKISTDLSSIKRLEDVL; from the coding sequence ATGAGTACATACAGTGAAGAAGTACAGACAAAATTGAATAATATATTAGAAAAAACATACGATGCAGAAAAAGGCTTTAAAAAGGCGGCAGAACATGCTAAAAGTACCGATCTGAAAACATTTTTTAGTCGTAAGGCAGATGAGCGTTATACGTTTGGACATGACCTAAAATCTGAAATTGTGCGTTATGGACAAGATTTTGACAAAGGAGGAAGTGCCACCGGAGCAATGCACCGTGGATGGATGGATGTAAAAGCTTGGTTTAGCGCAGACAATGACGAAGCTATGTTGGAAGAATCCATTACTGGAGAAAAAGCTGCGGTAGAAGAGTATAAAGAGGTTCTAAACGAAGTTTCTTTACCAACTACAACTGTTACACTGCTTACCAAGCAGATGAACAAAATAAGTACTGATCTTAGCAGCATCAAAAGATTGGAAGACGTACTGTAG
- a CDS encoding DNA topoisomerase IB, producing MTKEKLLSQLLRAPELAIENLNLVYIDNGKMPISRLRKGKSFIYHYKQKPVTDKQELERITSLVLPPAWEDVKITDLSNGHLQAVGKDLKNRKQYRYHPTWVKIRKQTKFYKMALFGKKIPLIRAQVEKDLSLKKWSKEKVVALIIKLMDETHIRIGNEQYAKRNKSYGLSTMRKRHVEVFKNNIKFEFVGKKGKKHSVTVRNKKLMRLISRCEDIPGWELFQYYDEDGDKQSVDSSMVNEYLHDISGEFFTAKDFRTWAASVVFFDTLLDLGLAESQKETKKNLLVGFDAAAAALGNTRNVCRKYYVHPVLVTSYEDGSLKEWFDKTDKSNSKSEHFSTSEMVMLELFEQYTPQF from the coding sequence ATGACCAAAGAGAAACTATTAAGTCAGTTATTGAGAGCACCTGAATTGGCTATCGAAAATCTCAATTTGGTATATATTGATAATGGGAAAATGCCAATCTCTCGCCTTAGAAAAGGAAAGAGTTTCATCTACCACTACAAACAGAAACCCGTAACGGACAAACAAGAACTAGAGCGCATTACCAGCTTAGTTCTACCCCCTGCATGGGAGGATGTAAAAATCACTGACTTATCTAACGGCCACTTACAAGCAGTTGGCAAAGACCTTAAGAATAGAAAACAATACCGGTATCACCCTACATGGGTAAAAATTAGAAAGCAGACCAAGTTCTATAAAATGGCCTTGTTTGGAAAAAAGATTCCCCTTATTAGAGCACAGGTAGAAAAAGACCTTTCTCTAAAGAAATGGTCAAAAGAAAAGGTTGTCGCCCTTATCATTAAATTAATGGATGAAACCCATATACGTATTGGCAACGAGCAGTATGCAAAACGCAACAAATCATACGGACTTTCTACCATGCGCAAAAGGCATGTAGAGGTTTTTAAGAACAATATTAAGTTTGAGTTTGTAGGTAAAAAGGGCAAGAAGCACTCCGTTACAGTTCGCAACAAAAAACTGATGCGGCTTATTAGCCGTTGTGAGGACATACCGGGTTGGGAGCTTTTTCAATACTATGACGAAGATGGCGACAAACAATCTGTAGACAGTTCTATGGTAAATGAGTATTTACACGATATAAGCGGAGAATTTTTTACCGCTAAAGATTTTAGAACATGGGCCGCATCGGTAGTGTTTTTTGATACGTTACTAGATCTAGGCCTTGCCGAAAGCCAAAAGGAAACCAAAAAAAATCTGCTCGTAGGTTTTGATGCCGCCGCCGCTGCACTGGGAAACACAAGAAACGTATGTCGTAAATATTATGTTCATCCCGTTTTGGTTACTTCTTATGAAGACGGGTCCTTAAAAGAGTGGTTCGACAAGACGGATAAAAGTAATTCTAAATCCGAACATTTCTCTACTTCAGAAATGGTCATGCTTGAGCTCTTTGAGCAGTACACTCCCCAGTTTTAA
- a CDS encoding AI-2E family transporter: protein MKSNEIASGILKAIAAVCGFLLLLFLLYQLQSIVAYLVISGVVALIGRPIVIFLKKHFRLPNIMAVILTMLLLTTLFGGVIALIVPLLTEQGKNLYLFDFGVIQAEFDKLYVMVSEYFGTTKKVVEDLVQNAALDENAVKGLGKDLVPSFFKSILQVLDNIGIGLFSVLFISFFFLKDSKIIQRSILTTVPDNHRMKTMRSISKIKNLLSRYFVGLLFQLFILFSLYAITLILVGLENAVLIAFMCALFNVIPYLGPMIGAVIMIMFTITSNPGVDFSTLILPKVGYVILGVTIGQLIDNFFSQPIIFSNSVKSHPLEIFLVILCAGLLFGIVGMMLAVPGYTVLKVILKQFVSKNKIVTALTKGL from the coding sequence ATGAAATCTAACGAGATAGCTAGTGGAATTCTAAAGGCAATAGCTGCAGTATGCGGCTTTCTACTGCTTCTATTTTTGCTCTACCAACTGCAATCCATTGTGGCATATTTGGTCATATCGGGTGTTGTAGCCCTTATAGGCAGGCCAATTGTTATTTTTCTAAAGAAACACTTTAGACTACCCAATATCATGGCTGTCATTCTTACAATGCTTTTATTAACCACTCTTTTTGGAGGTGTTATTGCGTTGATTGTGCCACTCCTTACCGAACAAGGAAAAAATCTATATCTATTCGATTTTGGTGTAATTCAAGCTGAATTTGACAAACTGTATGTCATGGTTTCCGAGTATTTTGGTACAACTAAAAAAGTGGTAGAAGATTTAGTGCAAAATGCCGCTTTAGATGAAAACGCGGTAAAAGGATTGGGCAAAGACTTGGTGCCCTCATTCTTTAAATCTATTCTGCAGGTGCTAGACAATATTGGTATTGGGCTATTTTCCGTTTTATTTATTTCGTTCTTCTTTCTTAAAGATAGTAAGATTATCCAACGGTCTATTTTAACAACGGTGCCCGATAACCATAGAATGAAGACGATGCGCTCCATTTCAAAAATTAAAAACCTATTGTCCCGTTATTTCGTTGGGCTTTTGTTTCAACTGTTTATTCTATTCTCGCTATACGCCATAACCCTGATTTTGGTAGGACTAGAGAACGCCGTACTCATTGCTTTCATGTGTGCCCTGTTCAATGTTATTCCTTATTTAGGACCAATGATCGGTGCCGTAATTATGATAATGTTTACTATTACCAGTAATCCTGGGGTAGATTTTAGTACCCTAATTCTACCAAAAGTGGGCTATGTAATTCTTGGTGTAACAATTGGTCAGCTTATAGATAATTTTTTCTCGCAGCCTATTATATTCAGTAATAGTGTAAAATCGCATCCGTTAGAAATCTTTCTAGTGATCCTATGTGCGGGTTTGCTGTTCGGAATTGTGGGTATGATGTTGGCTGTACCAGGGTACACCGTTCTAAAGGTGATTCTGAAACAATTTGTCTCTAAAAACAAAATAGTTACAGCCCTAACTAAAGGGCTGTAA
- a CDS encoding mechanosensitive ion channel family protein, translated as MENKFSIEDSISKLWDKLAGWLDAIILKLPNIVMAIFIMVLFYFIARGIRKLMQKFLLNRISQQSIQDIIARFVFLAVILVGFFVALGVLELDKVLTSILAGAGVVGLAIGLALQGTLSNTFGGLILSFMPKINIDDFIESDGVKGFVSEISLRNVVVRQPDNNYVIIPNSKFVEGSFKNYSLSNRSRIVVSCGVGYESKLQEVEDLVVKIIGENFPQKNNEAVQFYFTEFGDSSINFMVRFWIDMKGAQQEHAARHEAVKLIKSHFDAKDINIPFPIRTLDFGKNTLNMNTNSIKAQS; from the coding sequence ATGGAAAATAAATTCTCAATAGAAGATTCAATAAGCAAATTGTGGGACAAGTTAGCGGGGTGGCTAGATGCCATTATATTAAAACTTCCCAACATTGTTATGGCCATTTTTATCATGGTCCTGTTTTATTTCATTGCGCGGGGCATTCGTAAACTAATGCAAAAGTTTTTGCTCAACCGTATAAGTCAGCAATCCATTCAAGATATTATTGCACGATTTGTTTTCTTGGCCGTTATTTTGGTGGGCTTCTTCGTAGCCCTAGGTGTATTGGAGCTAGATAAGGTTCTTACCAGTATTCTTGCCGGTGCAGGTGTTGTTGGTTTGGCCATTGGCCTAGCGTTACAAGGAACTTTAAGCAACACTTTTGGTGGACTTATCCTTTCTTTCATGCCCAAAATAAATATTGATGATTTTATTGAGAGTGATGGCGTTAAAGGTTTTGTTTCGGAAATTAGTTTGCGCAATGTTGTCGTACGCCAACCAGATAATAATTACGTAATCATTCCCAACTCTAAGTTTGTAGAAGGGTCTTTTAAAAACTACTCCCTTAGTAACAGAAGTCGCATAGTGGTTAGTTGTGGCGTTGGTTATGAGAGTAAATTACAAGAAGTAGAGGATTTGGTTGTAAAAATTATTGGCGAGAATTTCCCTCAAAAAAATAACGAAGCAGTACAGTTTTACTTTACTGAATTTGGAGACAGCTCCATTAATTTTATGGTCCGTTTTTGGATTGATATGAAGGGAGCGCAACAAGAACACGCTGCCAGACATGAGGCGGTTAAGTTAATTAAATCTCACTTTGATGCAAAAGACATCAATATCCCTTTCCCTATCCGAACATTGGATTTTGGCAAGAATACTTTAAATATGAATACCAATTCCATTAAAGCGCAATCCTAG